The following coding sequences are from one Nicotiana tabacum cultivar K326 chromosome 1, ASM71507v2, whole genome shotgun sequence window:
- the LOC107770486 gene encoding protein NUCLEAR FUSION DEFECTIVE 6, mitochondrial isoform X3, whose protein sequence is MATFTARSLLRSATTSGRTAAVRLSGSSKPKASPSPIRIPSQKPLTARIFRSPVEMSCIRVETMFPYHTATASALLNSMLSGTPRCYGWTLEDCKDDV, encoded by the exons ATGGCGACTTTCACCGCCAGATCCCTCCTCCGCTCCGCCACTACCTCCGGCCGAACAGCCGCCGTTAGACTTTCCGGTAGTTCCAAACCAAAGGCCTCTCCCTCCCCCATTCGTATCCCTTCACAGAAACCACTCACCGCTCGCATTTTCAG GTCACCTGTTGAAATGAGCTGTATAAGAGTGGAAACGATGTTTCCATATCACACTGCTACTGCCTCTGCTTTGCTGAATTCCATGTTATCTGGCACTCCTAGGTGCTATGGTTGGACTCTTGAAg
- the LOC107770486 gene encoding protein NUCLEAR FUSION DEFECTIVE 6, mitochondrial isoform X2, producing MATFTARSLLRSATTSGRTAAVRLSGSSKPKASPSPIRIPSQKPLTARIFRSPVEMSCIRVETMFPYHTATASALLNSMLSGTPRCYGWTLEDCSDDL from the exons ATGGCGACTTTCACCGCCAGATCCCTCCTCCGCTCCGCCACTACCTCCGGCCGAACAGCCGCCGTTAGACTTTCCGGTAGTTCCAAACCAAAGGCCTCTCCCTCCCCCATTCGTATCCCTTCACAGAAACCACTCACCGCTCGCATTTTCAG GTCACCTGTTGAAATGAGCTGTATAAGAGTGGAAACGATGTTTCCATATCACACTGCTACTGCCTCTGCTTTGCTGAATTCCATGTTATCTGGCACTCCTAGGTGCTATGGTTGGACTCTTGAAg
- the LOC107770486 gene encoding protein NUCLEAR FUSION DEFECTIVE 6, mitochondrial isoform X4, with amino-acid sequence MATFTARSLLRSATTSGRTAAVRLSGSSKPKASPSPIRIPSQKPLTARIFRSPVEMSCIRVETMFPYHTATASALLNSMLSGTPRCYGWTLEDL; translated from the exons ATGGCGACTTTCACCGCCAGATCCCTCCTCCGCTCCGCCACTACCTCCGGCCGAACAGCCGCCGTTAGACTTTCCGGTAGTTCCAAACCAAAGGCCTCTCCCTCCCCCATTCGTATCCCTTCACAGAAACCACTCACCGCTCGCATTTTCAG GTCACCTGTTGAAATGAGCTGTATAAGAGTGGAAACGATGTTTCCATATCACACTGCTACTGCCTCTGCTTTGCTGAATTCCATGTTATCTGGCACTCCTAGGTGCTATGGTTGGACTCTTGAAg